A genomic region of Zalophus californianus isolate mZalCal1 chromosome 1, mZalCal1.pri.v2, whole genome shotgun sequence contains the following coding sequences:
- the LOC113915974 gene encoding LOW QUALITY PROTEIN: uncharacterized protein C3orf26 homolog (The sequence of the model RefSeq protein was modified relative to this genomic sequence to represent the inferred CDS: substituted 1 base at 1 genomic stop codon), with product MADDLGDXWWENQPAGADGSPEAPDDEGGGDPEMMQQETAPVPALSKKTEQPKECFLIQPKETKEDATKTRRRKKKKITDVLAKSEPKPGTPEDLQKLMKDYYSSSRSVIELEELKLPDSCFLKANDLTHSLSSYLKEICPKWVKLRKNHNEKKSVLMLMICSSAIRALELIRSVTAFRGDSKVIKLFAKHIKVQEQVKLLGKRVVHLGVGSVGTPGRIKELIKQGGLNLNPLKFLVFDWNWRDQKLRRMMDIPEIRKEVFEFLEMGILSLCKSESLKLGLFQVWVLMKSPVFMVGFASHLIALEYCKDSVNISYCCITLTASPDESLEIFGGDSLTKMKLSFANFFV from the coding sequence ATGGCAGACGATCTTGGAGACTAGTGGTGGGAGAACCAGCCTGCAGGAGCAGACGGCAGCCCAGAAGCACCAGatgatgaaggaggaggagaccCAGAAATGATGCAGCAAGAGACAGCTCCAGTTCCTGCCCTGTCAAAGAAAACCGAACAGCCGAAAGAATGTTTCTTGATAcaaccaaaggaaacaaaagaagatgCCACCAAgacaaggaggagaaaaaagaagaaaattactgATGTTCTTGCAAAATCAGAGCCAAAACCAGGGACCCCTGAAGACCTACAGAAGTTGATGAAGGACTATTACAGCAGCAGTCGCTCAGTGATTGAATTAGAAGAACTAAAGCTACCAGACTCCTGTTTCCTCAAGGCCAATGATTTGACTCATAGTCTTTCATCATACCTAAAAGAAATCTGCCCTAAGTGGGTAAAACTTCGGAAGAACCATAATGAGAAGAAATCGGTCCTGATGCTGATGATCTGTAGCTCTGCTATCCGGGCCCTGGAGCTCATTAGGTCAGTGACAGCATTCAGAGGAGACAGCaaagttataaaattatttgcaaaacacataaaGGTCCAGGAGCAGGTAAAGTTGCTGGGGAAGCGTGTTGTGCACCTGGGTGTAGGAAGTGTAGGAACACCAGGGAGAATTAAAGAACTCATTAAACAAGGTGGCCTTAATTTGAACCCCTTAAAGTTTCTGGTTTTTGACTGGAATTGGAGAGATCAGAAGTTGAGAAGGATGATGGACATTCCCGAGATAAGAAAGGAGGTTTTTGAATTTCTGGAAATGGGAATCCTCAGTCTATGCAAGTCTGAATCTTTGAAGCTGGGTCTTTTCCAAGTCTGGGTCCTAATGAAAAGTCCAGTTTTTATGGTGGGATTTGCATCTCATTTAATAGCTCTGGAATATTGCAAGGACTCAGTAAATATCAGCTATTGTTGTATTACATTAACTGCATCACCAGATGAATCACTAGAAATTTTTGGTGGAGATTCTTTGACAAAAATGAAGCTGTCCTTTGCCAACTTCTTTGTATAA